The Manis javanica isolate MJ-LG chromosome 4, MJ_LKY, whole genome shotgun sequence genome contains a region encoding:
- the LOC108398198 gene encoding uncharacterized protein has protein sequence MRSCCAEPAEGVGVREAERESLPARCGHWLSNLLQRLCPCLPRSPEPTPEPSVHGTEVPRHRAPRTGVRGKQRKRTTRVEPAPNTSRSTPESTLPPEDADQPTMSQQLPRSWPGSFTGNALTASSSYRGHYKGPEKELKIPRMGQASRLAWEPEHVPSDLHGQPSSTLEGQVLHHLVQEEHLGPTVAELEDPQQMQLAPETKGGLASWLQRVQELFQTPVLKLRLVSPASAPEELEDIPAEASALRQGPKLEPHESSGMGPGATVVMVPGLTEPEPCPDPVSPWDIPGVVSALVPGPKLKPHEPLGLGPMTSAGMAPGLAEPEADPEPTSACVAITRDVWRKEEWTILAFPHGLVAEQLTLICAGLYNRMDFAECNNYLQNQPQMGDTYRVLKEFDDALVKLVTTTCLGTPSMMACDRAEVVRFWIWVAMGSLNLRNYTALHAIVSALQSPAIRRLESTWGHVSCICLMVYEDLKTQDNWVHRKRLFKEMESILRARQWGRMGPEERMTKDLIPYLGLILDDSIDKHLEYEDFAVIQSEITMQRKLAKVYDLEPNECFLSFAKAMEPLDEEESYSLSCQLEPPCQRASRKGQSFRSHKI, from the exons atgcggtcttgttgtgcAGAGCCTgctgaaggcgtgggagtcagggaagctgAGAGGGAgagtcttcctgctcgctgtgggcaTTGGCTCAGTAACCTCCTCCAACGCCTCTGTCCAtgtctcccgaggagccccgag CCTACACCTGAGCCATCTGTccatgggactgaggtccccaggcaCAGGGCTCCCCGGACAGGCGTGAGGGGGAAGCAGAGAAAGCGCACAACACGAGTGGAACCAGCTCCAAACACCAGCCGGAGCACTCCCGAGTCCACACTCCCTCCTGAGGATGCTGACCAGCCAACCATGAGCCAGCAGCTCCCCCG GTCATGGCCGGGGAGCTTCACGGGCAATGCCCTCACGGCCTCCTCAAGTTACAGGGGGCATTACAAGGGGCCAGAGAAGGAACTGAAAAT ccccaggatgggacAGGCTAGTcgccttgcctgggagcccgagcatgtGCCTAGTGACCTCCATGGCCAGCCTTCATCTACCCTGGagggccaagtcctccaccacttggtccaggaggagcacctggggcccacggtggcagagctggaag acccacAGCAGATGCAGCTGGCCCCAGAGACAAAGGGAGGGCTGGCTTCATGGCTACAGCGAGTCCAGGAGCTCTTTCAGACCCCTGTGCTGAAGCTACGGctggtgtcacctgcttcagcccctgAAGAGCTGGAGGACATCCCAGCAGAGGCCTCAGCTCTGAGGCAAGGCCccaagctggagccccatgagtccTCAGGCATGGGGCCTGGAGCAACTGTCGTAATGGTACCAGGCCTTACAGAGCCAGAGCCATGTCCAGACCCCGtgagcccctgggacatcccaggagtggtctcagccctggtgccaggcccCAAGCTGAAGCCCCATGAGCCCTTGGGCCTGGGTCCCATGACATCTGCAGGAATGGCACCGggcctggcagagccagaggcGGACCCAGAGCCCACCAGTGCCTGTGTCGCAATCACCCGGGACGTGTGGAGGAAGGAGGAGTGGACCATTCTGGCATTTCCCCATGGCCTGGTGGCTGAGCAGCTAACCCTGATCTGTGCG GGGCTGTACAACAGGATGGACTTTGCAGAATGTAACAATTACTTACAGAACCAGCCACAGATGGGAGACACATATAGGGTCCTCAAGGAATTTGATGATGCCTTGGTTAAGTTGGTCACCACCACCTGCCTTGGGACCCCGAGCATGATGGCCTGCGACAGGGCCGAAGTGGTTAGGTTCTGGATCTGGGTGGCCATG gggaGTCTGAACCTCAGGAACTACACTGCCCTCCATGCCATTGTCTctgccctgcagagccctgctATTCGTCGTTTGGAAAGCACCTGGGGACATGTTTCCTG CATCTGCCTGATGGTGTATGAAGACCTGAAAACGCAGGACAACTGGGTTCACAGGAAGCGGCTGTTCAAG GAGATGGAGTCCATATTGAGGGCAAGGCAGTGGGGCCGCATGGGACCCGAGGAGAGGATGACAAAG GACTTGATCCCCTACCTTGGACTGATCCTGGATGATTCCATAGACAAACACCTGGAATATGAGGAT TTCGCTGTCATCCAAAGTGAGATCACCATGCAGAGGAAGCTGGCCAAGGTGTATGACCTGGAGCCCAATGAGTGCTTCCTGTCCTTTGCCAAGGCCATGGAGCCCCTGGATGAGGAGGAGAG CTacagcctgtcctgccagctggagcccccatgCCAGAGGGCCAGCAGAAAGGGACAGTCCTTCAGGTCCCACAAGATTTAA